One part of the Mytilus trossulus isolate FHL-02 chromosome 11, PNRI_Mtr1.1.1.hap1, whole genome shotgun sequence genome encodes these proteins:
- the LOC134690967 gene encoding uncharacterized protein LOC134690967 has protein sequence MKLLLLAVAIFGIINARTLKQRGLSKDDEWFEPLKALATEVIVDTFDIEGVKDKVESTVDTCMQEDDVTDCLEGEVDAVSDALGGDVSKEDRDDARVKVAALADFLKAVYETCKDVEDEEIGKCAFEEGKRFCAASDFDKKKCMGGVMFVLKKAGEIANRKEDKRGVSKDDDWFGPLSALGTEVIVDTFDLGGVKDKVKQTVEDCMQKDDVTACLEGEVDAVSDALGKDVPQEARDAAKVKVAALSDFLGAVYTTCKDVPEEDLGKCAFEEGERFCDASDFDKKECMGGVMFVLGKAKKMAEEHKNSDKRGLSKDDEWFEPLKALATEVIVETFDIEGVKDKVEATVDECMQKDDVTDCLEGEVDAVSDALGKDVPKEARDDARIKVAALADFLKAVYETCNDVEGDEEIGKCAFEEGKRFCAASDFDKKDCMHGVMFVLKKAGEIAARKD, from the coding sequence ATGAAGTTGCTACTGTTAGCCGTTGCCATATTTGGCATTATCAACGCCAGAACTCTTAAACAGAGAGGACTTTCAAAGGATGACGAATGGTTTGAGCCACTTAAAGCATTAGCCACCGAAGTCATTGTCGACACTTTCGATATCGAAGGAGTCAAAGATAAAGTTGAATCAACCGTCGACACCTGTATGCAAGAAGATGATGTAACAGATTGTCTGGAAGGAGAGGTTGATGCTGTGTCCGATGCTCTTGGAGGAGATGTATCAAAAGAGGACAGAGATGACGCCAGAGTTAAGGTCGCTGCTCTCGCCGACTTCTTAAAGGCTGTTTATGAAACATGCAAAGATGTTGAGGATGAGGAAATTGGAAAATGTGCTTTTGAAGAAGGAAAGCGATTCTGTGCTGCATCTGATTTCGATAAGAAGAAATGTATGGGCGGTGTAATGTTTGTACTAAAAAAAGCTGGGGAAATTGCTAACCGAAAAGAAGACAAAAGAGGCGTGTCAAAGGATGATGATTGGTTCGGGCCCCTGAGTGCTCTCGGAACCGAGGTAATTGTCGACACCTTCGATTTGGGAGGAGTGAAAGACAAAGTTAAACAAACCGTGGAAGATTGTATGCAGAAAGATGACGTAACAGCCTGTTTAGAAGGAGAGGTTGATGCTGTTTCTGATGCTCTTGGAAAAGATGTCCCACAAGAAGCTAGAGATGCCGCCAAGGTCAAGGTCGCTGCTCTCTCAGACTTTCTAGGAGCTGTTTATACGACATGCAAAGATGTCCCAGAAGAAGATCTCGGTAAATGCGCCTTTGAAGAAGGAGAGCGATTTTGTGACGCTTCTGACTTTGATAAAAAGGAATGCATGGGAGGCGTTATGTTTGTTCTTGGAAAGGCAAAGAAAATGGCTGAGGAACACAAAAATAGCGACAAGAGAGGACTTTCAAAGGACGACGAATGGTTTGAACCACTCAAAGCATTGGCCACTGAAGTCATTGTCGAAACATTCGATATTGAAGGAGTTAAAGATAAAGTAGAAGCAACCGTCGACGAATGCATGCAAAAAGATGACGTAACAGATTGTTTAGAAGGAGAGGTTGATGCTGTTTCTGATGCTCTTGGAAAAGATGTCCCAAAAGAAGCTAGAGATGATGCCAGAATTAAGGTCGCTGCTCTCGCCGACTTCTTAAAGGCTGTTTATGAAACATGCAATGATGTTGAAGGGGATGAGGAAATTGGAAAATGTGCTTTTGAAGAAGGAAAGCGATTCTGTGCTGCTTCTGATTTCGATAAAAAAGATTGTATGCACGGTGTTATGTTTGTTCTTAAAAAGGCTGGGGAAATTGCTGCCAGAAAAGACTAA